A genomic window from Lycium barbarum isolate Lr01 chromosome 4, ASM1917538v2, whole genome shotgun sequence includes:
- the LOC132638466 gene encoding EG45-like domain containing protein 2: MFNEVDIIVTCNIKHLFYSIYIWTAATKCSGNRADQFPSGNLFVAVSEGLLDNGAACGRRYRLKCLSGNNRPCKEGTIDVRVVDYCTKRPCPSTIVLSSDAFAEISHSHNAKINIEYVQI; encoded by the exons ATGTTTAACGAGGTTGATATAATTGTAACATGCAATATTAAGCATTTGTTTTATTCCATATATATTTGGACGGCAGCCACCAAGTGCAGCGGCAACAGGGCAGATCAGTTCCCGTCGGGGAATCTATTCGTGGCAGTGAGCGAAGGGCTGTTGGATAATGGAGCCGCCTGTGGACGCCGTTACAGGCTGAAATGTTTGAGTGGAAACAACAGGCCATGCAAGGAAGGAACTATTGATGTGAGAGTTGTGGACTATTGCACTAAAAGACCATGTCCCTCTACTATTGTCTTGTCAAGTGATGCCTTTGCTGAAATCTCACATTCTCATAATGCTAAAATCAACATTGAATATGTCCA GATTTGA